Below is a genomic region from Lonsdalea populi.
CTGTCTGCCGGGGTCTGCATCATGACTGGTACAGACAGAAAGCGTGTTTCAGGTTGTCTATGCTGGAGCATCCATAATCGCCGATATTGCTATAACAGAAGGGGACTGCCATGTCTGACGACATGATCCATCCACGCTCGTCAGCGGCGGGTAAGCTCGACAATGTACGCTCCATGCAGGAGGTGGCTATGAGCGATCGCGATGCCAGTGAGATGCTGCGCACCTACAACATTGCCTGGTGGGGCAATAACTATTATGACGTCAACGAGCTGGGGCATATTACCGTCTGTCCCAATCCGGACGTGCCTGGAGCACGTGTCGATTTGGCGCATTTGGTGAAAGAGCGTCAGGGCAAAGAAGATCGTCGTTTGCCCGCGCTGTTCTGCTTCCCGCAAATTCTGAAGCACCGCCTGCGCTCCATCAACGGCGCGTTCCAGCGTGCGCGCGAATCTTTCGGCTACGAAGGCCGCTACTTTTTGGTTTATCCGATCAAGGTGAACCAGCATCGCAGGGTAATCGAGTCGCTAGTGAACGCCGGCGAACCGCTGGGACTGGAAGCCGGTTCCAAGGCGGAGCTGATGGCGGTACTTGGCCATGCCGGCATGACCCGCACCGTCATCGTCTGCAACGGTTACAAAGACCGCGAATATATTCGCCTGGCGCTGATTGGCGAAAAACTGGGGCACAAAGTGTACCTGGTGATTGAAAAAATGTCGGAAATCCGAGTCGTGCTGGAAGAGGCGGAGCGCCTGAACGTGGTGCCGCGCCTTGGCGTGCGCGCTCGGCTGGCCTCTCAGGGCTCCGGCAAATGGCAGTCCAGCGGCGGCGAAAAATCCAAATTCGGACTGGCGGCCGTACAGGTGTTGCAACTGGTCGAAATGCTGCGCGAGGCCAACCGTCTGGAAAGCCTGCAATTGCTGCATTTCCATCTCGGCTCTCAGCTGGCGAATATCCGCGATATCGCCACCGGCGTGCGCGAATCGGCCCGCTTCTATGTCGAACTGCACAAGCTGGGCGTGAATATCCAGTGCTTCGACGTGGGCGGCGGTTTGGGCGTGGACTATGAAGGGACGCGCTCGCAGTCGGACTGCTCCGTGAACTATGGCCTGAACGAATACGCCAACAACGTGATCTGGGGGATCGGCGACGCCTGTAACGAACATGGCCTGCCGCATCCGATGGTGATCACCGAGTCCGGCCGCGCCTTGACCGCGCACCATACCGTGCTTGTCTCCAACATCATCGGCGTGGAGCGCAACGAATTCAGCGAGCCGGAAGCGCCGGTTGAAGACGCGCCGCGCGCGCTGGAAAGCATGTGGTCGACCTGGAACGAAATCACCCAAACGGGCAATCGTCGCTCCTTGCGCGAATGGCTGCACGACAGCCAGATGGACCTGTACGATGTCCACACGCAATATGCGCACGGCATGCTGGATCTGACGCAGCGGGCAAAGGCGGAACAGCTTTATCTGAGCATTTGCCAGCGGATCCAGCAGCAGCTCGATCCCAGCAATCGCGCGCACCGGCCGATCATCGATGAACTGCAGGAGCGCATGGCGGACAAGCTGTACGTCAACTTCTCGCTGTTCCAGTCTATGCCGGATGCGTGGGGGATCGACCAACTGTTCCCGGTATTGCCGCTGGAAGGACTGGATAAACTGCCGGAACGTCGCGCGGTCTTGCTGGATATTACCTGCGATTCCGATGGCGCGATCGACCATTATATTGATGGCGACGGTATTGCCACGACCATGCCGATGCCGCCGTATAATCCGGAAGATCCGCCGCTGCTGGGCTTCTTTATGGTGGGCGCCTATCAGGAAATTCTGGGCAACATGCATAACCTGTTCGGCGACACGGCCACCGTGGACGTTTTCGTCGGCGAAGACGGCAAAGTCGACGTTGTGGAATCGGATGAAGGTGATACGGTCGCGGATATGCTGGAGTATGTGCAATTGAATCCGGATGTGCTGATGTCTCGCTTCCGCGATCAGGTGAAAGCGGCGCAGCTACAGCCGGAGCTGCGGGCGCAGTTCCTGCATGAGTTCGAAACCGGGCTTTATGGTTACACCTACCTCGAAGACGAATAACGCGTCTGAGGCATCACGATACGTGAAGGCTGAGTGTGAACTCAGCCTTTATTGTTTTCTGCCGTCGTCACACCGCGAGTTGATGTCAGGATATTGTCCGCTGAGGATTAACCCAGTGCGGGCAACCACGGCGTTCAGGCCGGATCAATAGAAATGTGATGAAGGTATTCGGCTGGCCAAATGCGCGGAGATGACAGAAGTTGAAATGAAAAGGGCGCCGAGGCGCCCTTTATTTAAAAGCGTCAGCGATTATTTGTTTTCGGCGATACGCTTGCGGATATGTTCAGCACGTTCTTTGGACGCCGGGTGGGAGTCAAACATGCTGCTGTCACGGCCTGCATCTAACTTCGCCAGTTTGTCGAAGCTGGTCGCCAGACCTTCGCGGTTGACGCCACGTTTTGTCAGCAGATCGAAGGAGTAGTCATCGGCCTGGGATTCCTGAGCCTGTGAGAACTGCGCGTTGACCAGCGCTTCGCCCAGATCGGCCAACTGAGACTTGGACAGCGTAGCGGCGACGCCGCCCACGGACGCGGCAGCGGAACGTGCGGCTTCTGCCGCATAAGCGACCTGCATGGCTTTACGGCTATGGCCCAGCGCGACGTGGCCCATTTCGTGGCCCAGTACGCCTTCGACTTCATTATCGGTCATCATGTCCATCAGGCCGCTGTATACGCGGAGGCAGCCGTTAGCCATCGCCCAGGCGTTGACGTCTTTCGCCAGGTAAACTTTGTAGTTAGCCGGAGTACCGTTGATATCGTGACCGAGTGAGTTGGCGATTTTGTTCAGGCGTTTGGTGTACTTGCTGTTGGCGGGGGCGATGCTCGCCTCTTTGTCCATTTCCTGGCAAGACTGCGCGCTCAGCGTTTTAACGTCTGAATCACTCAGAGAGGCGGCTTTGAAAGCCTGGGTGCCGGACTGCAGCATTTGTGCTGCGTCCATGCTCTTACAGCCGCTCAATGACGTAGCCATGACGATAGCTAATAGTGAAACTCGTAATTTCATCCTTTTTCTCCCTAGGATTGTAAGTAAAACTACGCGTCTTGACTAAAGACGTAACAAAAACGGGGATAATGTAAGGGAATGCACAGGGTATTAATAGGAATAAATGCATAACATTACATTTGTCAGGAAATAGTACGCTGCATCCCTAATGGGTGGGCAATGGCGAATTTCGGCGGGGCTGCGACGGCGTGAATCCCCCGTTCCAAGGGCGCTCGGCACATACGGTTAGCAGTGCATTCAATCGGGATTTCATGTACATTTAAAACTATCTCTTCTTGGTCTTTTCGGGCTAACGTTTTGATTTATATATCGTGTGTTCGGCAAGACACTTGTTCAATCCGATCTGGAGTAAAGCATGTCCTCTCGTAAAGAACTTGCCAATGCTATCCGTGCGTTGAGCATGGATGGTGTGCAGAAGGCCAAATCTGGCCATCCGGGCGCACCGATGGGTATGGCCGATATCGCCGAAGTCCTGTGGCGTGACTACCTCAATCATAACCCTGCTAACCCGCACTGGGCCAACCGCGACCGCTTCGTGCTGTCCAACGGCCACGCCTCTATGCTGATTTACAGCCTGCTGCACCTGACCGGCTACGATCTGCCGCTGGAAGAGCTGAAGAACTTCCGTCAACTGCACTCGAAAACGCCGGGTCACCCGGAAGTCGGCTATACGCCGGGCGTCGAAACGACCACGGGTCCGCTGGGACAGGGGATCGCGAATGCGGTCGGTATGGCTATCGCCGAGCGCACGCTGGCGGCGCAGTTCAACCGTCCCGGGCATAACATCGTCGATCACCACACTTATACGTTCCTGGGCGATGGCTGCATGATGGAAGGGATCTCGCATGAGGTCTGTTCACTGGCGGGGACGCTGAAACTCGGCAAACTGACGGCGTTCTACGATGACAACGGCATTTCCATCGACGGTCATATCACCGGTTGGTTTACCGACGATACGGCTGCGCGCTTCGAAGCCTACGGCTGGCATGTGATCCGCGGTATCGACGGTCACGATGCGGATGCGATCAAACGTGCTATTGGCCAAGCGCAGTTGGTGACCGACAAACCCTCTCTGCTGATGTGCAAAACGGTCATCGGCTTCGGTTCACCGAACAAGCAGGGCACGCATGAAGTGCACGGCGCGGCGCTGGGCGATGCCGAAGTGGCCGCGACCCGTCAAAACATCGGCTGGAGCTACGGTCCGTTCGAAATCCCGGCAGAAATCTACGCCGAGTGGGATGCCCGCGATGCGGGACAGCGCAAAGAGGCTGACTGGAACAAGGCGTTCGACGCATACGCCAGCGCCTATCCGGATTTGGCCGCTGAATTCCGTCGTCGGGTCGACGGCGAACTGCCGGCAAACTGGCAGACGGATTCCGCTAAGTATGTTGAAGAGCTGCAGGCCAACCCAGCCAGCATCGCCAGCCGTAAGGCTTCGCAGAATGCGCTGGAGAGCTACGGTAAACTGCTGCCTGAATTCCTGGGCGGCTCAGCGGATTTGGCGCCAAGCAACCTGACCATGTGGTCTGGCTCCAAGCCGCTGAATGAAGATCCGGCGGGCAACTACATCCACTACGGCGTGCGAGAGTTCGGCATGACCGCTATCGCCAACGGGATCGGCCTGCACGGCGGTTTCATTCCTTACACCGCCACCTTCCTGATGTTCGTGGAGTACGCTCGCAACGCGGTCCGTATGGCGGCGCTGATGAAACTGCGCAGCATCTACGTTTATACCCATGATTCCATCGGTCTGGGTGAAGATGGCCCGACTCACCAGCCTGTTGAACAACTGGCCAGTCTGCGCGTGACGCCGAACCTGAGCACCTGGCGTCCGGCCGATCAGGTTGAGACCGCTGTGGCATGGAAATATGCAATTGAACGTCAAGACGGTCCTACCGCGCTGATCCTGTCTCGTCAGAACCTGGCGCAGCAGGAACGCACCGCTGAGCAACTGGCGAATATCGCCAAAGGCGCTTACGTACTGAAAGACAGCGACGGTCAGCCCGACCTGATCCTGATCGCGACCGGTTCTGAAGTGGAGCTGGCCGTGGCGGCCTGGCAGCAACTGACGAACGACGGCGTGAAGGCGCGCGTGGTTTCCATGCCTTCTACTGACGCGTTCGATAAGCAGGATGGCGCGTACCGTGAATCCGTATTGCCTGCCGCCGTGAGCGCGCGCGTGGCGGTGGAAGCCGGTATTGCCGACTACTGGTACAAGTATGTGGGCCTGAACGGAGCGATTGTCGGCATGACCACCTTCGGCGAGTCTGCGCCAGCCGAGCTGCTGTTCAAAGAGTTTGGCTTCACGACCGAAAACGTGGTCGCTAAAGCGAAAGCCTTGCTGAAATAAGCGCCGCGTTTGACTAACAAGGCCGGGACTATTCCTGGCCTTTTTTTATCTGCGATCCCTGCTTTTGCGTGGCGGCAAGTAGTTGTATTCATTTTTTTGACATACGTCACTCTTCTGGCACCGGCCTGTGGGGACGATTCCTTTTGACAATGAATTCGTTTATGCTAGCTGAAGCGTTTCAGTCATCGGAGCAGTCACTCAATTCCGCTGAATCAGCCGGGTTTTACGGGTCGATGACGAAGAAAACGCAAGGTATAACCAATGGTTTATTCCTGACGATGTACTGATTATTCTATAGGACCAGCGGTTTTATCATTACACAGGGAATTTCATGACGATCCGTATTGCGATAAACGGTTTTGGTCGGATAGGACGCAGCATACTGCGGGCTCTCTATGAGTCCGGACGGCGCGCCGAAATCTCCGTCGTCGCGATCAATGAGCTGGCGAATGCCGAAGGGATCGCCCACCTGCTTAAGTACGACAGCAGCCATGGACGTTTTTCGTGGGATGTCGGTCAGAAATGCGACCAGCTGTACGTGGGGGATGACGTCATTCGCCTGCTGCACGAGCCGCAGTTGCAAAACCTGCCCTGGAGAGAACTGGGCGTGGACATTGTGCTGGATTGCAGCGGCGTTTACGGCAGCCGGGCCGACGGTGAAGCGCATCTGGCCGCAGGCGCCCGCAAGGTGCTGTTTTCGCATCCCGGCACGCCGGATCTGGACGCCACCGTGGTGTACGGCGTCAACCAGGATGATTTACGGTCCGAGCACCGTCTGGTGTCGAATGCATCCTGCACCACCAACTGTATTATTCCCGTGATAAAACTGCTCGATGACGCGTTTGGCATTGAAAGCGGTACGGTCACCACCATTCATGCCTCCATGAACGATCAACCGGTGATTGACGCCTATCACCATGATTTACGTCGCACGCGTGCGGCCAGCCAGTCAATCATTCCGGTGGATACCAAACTGGCTGCGGGAATTACGCGTTTTTTCCCGAAGTTCCAGGATCGTTTCGAAGCGATTTCCGTGCGGGTGCCCACCACGAACGTCACGGCGATCGATCTAAGCGTTAGCGTGAGAAGTAAAGTAAACGTTTGTGAAATCAACGGCCTACTGCAAAGCTCAGCGCGAGGGGCATTTCGTGGTATAGTTGACTACACAGAATTACCGTTAGTTTCAGCCGATTTTAATCACGATCCGCACAGCGCGATCGTGGACGGAACACAAACCCGGGTCAGTGGACATCATCTGATAAAAACACTGGTCTGGTGCGATAACGAATGGGGCTTCGCCAACCGAATGTTGGATACCACTCGGGCAATGGCGGCCTGCGGATTCTAGTACGCGGCGGCGGTTCTGCCGACGCCTCGCTCAAGCAACTTTAAGAGAATCAACCAAGAGGATTCACCATGGCTGTAATTAAGATGACCGATCTGGATCTGGCTGGCAAACGTGTGCTGATCCGTGCGGATCTGAATGTACCGGTTAAAGCCGGCAAAGTGACGTCCGATGCGCGTATCCGCGCATCTCTGCCGACAATCGAAACAGCGCTGAAGCAAGGTGCCCGCGTGATGGTGACTTCTCACCTGGGTCGTCCTACTGAAGGCGAATACAACGAAGAATTTTCTCTGCTGCCGGTTGTTAACTACCTGAAAGACAAATTGTCTTCACCCGTTCGTCTGGCGAAAGACTACCTAGA
It encodes:
- the speA gene encoding biosynthetic arginine decarboxylase codes for the protein MSDDMIHPRSSAAGKLDNVRSMQEVAMSDRDASEMLRTYNIAWWGNNYYDVNELGHITVCPNPDVPGARVDLAHLVKERQGKEDRRLPALFCFPQILKHRLRSINGAFQRARESFGYEGRYFLVYPIKVNQHRRVIESLVNAGEPLGLEAGSKAELMAVLGHAGMTRTVIVCNGYKDREYIRLALIGEKLGHKVYLVIEKMSEIRVVLEEAERLNVVPRLGVRARLASQGSGKWQSSGGEKSKFGLAAVQVLQLVEMLREANRLESLQLLHFHLGSQLANIRDIATGVRESARFYVELHKLGVNIQCFDVGGGLGVDYEGTRSQSDCSVNYGLNEYANNVIWGIGDACNEHGLPHPMVITESGRALTAHHTVLVSNIIGVERNEFSEPEAPVEDAPRALESMWSTWNEITQTGNRRSLREWLHDSQMDLYDVHTQYAHGMLDLTQRAKAEQLYLSICQRIQQQLDPSNRAHRPIIDELQERMADKLYVNFSLFQSMPDAWGIDQLFPVLPLEGLDKLPERRAVLLDITCDSDGAIDHYIDGDGIATTMPMPPYNPEDPPLLGFFMVGAYQEILGNMHNLFGDTATVDVFVGEDGKVDVVESDEGDTVADMLEYVQLNPDVLMSRFRDQVKAAQLQPELRAQFLHEFETGLYGYTYLEDE
- the loiP gene encoding metalloprotease LoiP, giving the protein MKLRVSLLAIVMATSLSGCKSMDAAQMLQSGTQAFKAASLSDSDVKTLSAQSCQEMDKEASIAPANSKYTKRLNKIANSLGHDINGTPANYKVYLAKDVNAWAMANGCLRVYSGLMDMMTDNEVEGVLGHEMGHVALGHSRKAMQVAYAAEAARSAAASVGGVAATLSKSQLADLGEALVNAQFSQAQESQADDYSFDLLTKRGVNREGLATSFDKLAKLDAGRDSSMFDSHPASKERAEHIRKRIAENK
- the tkt gene encoding transketolase, which gives rise to MSSRKELANAIRALSMDGVQKAKSGHPGAPMGMADIAEVLWRDYLNHNPANPHWANRDRFVLSNGHASMLIYSLLHLTGYDLPLEELKNFRQLHSKTPGHPEVGYTPGVETTTGPLGQGIANAVGMAIAERTLAAQFNRPGHNIVDHHTYTFLGDGCMMEGISHEVCSLAGTLKLGKLTAFYDDNGISIDGHITGWFTDDTAARFEAYGWHVIRGIDGHDADAIKRAIGQAQLVTDKPSLLMCKTVIGFGSPNKQGTHEVHGAALGDAEVAATRQNIGWSYGPFEIPAEIYAEWDARDAGQRKEADWNKAFDAYASAYPDLAAEFRRRVDGELPANWQTDSAKYVEELQANPASIASRKASQNALESYGKLLPEFLGGSADLAPSNLTMWSGSKPLNEDPAGNYIHYGVREFGMTAIANGIGLHGGFIPYTATFLMFVEYARNAVRMAALMKLRSIYVYTHDSIGLGEDGPTHQPVEQLASLRVTPNLSTWRPADQVETAVAWKYAIERQDGPTALILSRQNLAQQERTAEQLANIAKGAYVLKDSDGQPDLILIATGSEVELAVAAWQQLTNDGVKARVVSMPSTDAFDKQDGAYRESVLPAAVSARVAVEAGIADYWYKYVGLNGAIVGMTTFGESAPAELLFKEFGFTTENVVAKAKALLK
- the epd gene encoding erythrose-4-phosphate dehydrogenase, producing MTIRIAINGFGRIGRSILRALYESGRRAEISVVAINELANAEGIAHLLKYDSSHGRFSWDVGQKCDQLYVGDDVIRLLHEPQLQNLPWRELGVDIVLDCSGVYGSRADGEAHLAAGARKVLFSHPGTPDLDATVVYGVNQDDLRSEHRLVSNASCTTNCIIPVIKLLDDAFGIESGTVTTIHASMNDQPVIDAYHHDLRRTRAASQSIIPVDTKLAAGITRFFPKFQDRFEAISVRVPTTNVTAIDLSVSVRSKVNVCEINGLLQSSARGAFRGIVDYTELPLVSADFNHDPHSAIVDGTQTRVSGHHLIKTLVWCDNEWGFANRMLDTTRAMAACGF